The following are encoded in a window of Rissa tridactyla isolate bRisTri1 chromosome 3, bRisTri1.patW.cur.20221130, whole genome shotgun sequence genomic DNA:
- the HDDC2 gene encoding 5'-deoxynucleotidase HDDC2, with translation MAAGASGGGGLLPFLRLLGQLKRVPRTGWVYRNVSKPESVSDHMYRMAMMALVTEDKSLNKDRCIRLALVHDMAECIVGDIAPADNISKEEKHRREEAAMQQLSQLLSEDLRKEVYELWEEYENQCTAEAKFVKQLDQCEMILQAFEYEELENTPGRLQDFYDSTAGKFVHPEILQLVSLINTERNKKIAATSHPHS, from the exons ATGGCGGCGGGGGCGAGCGGCGGTGGCGGCCTGCTGCCCTTCCTGCGGCTGCTGGGGCAGCTGAAG AGAGTACCACGGACGGGATGGGTGTACAGGAACGTGTCGAAGCCAGAGAGCGTATCCGATCATATGTACAGGATGGCGATGATGGCTTTGGTGACAGAAGACAAAAGCCTTAACAAGGACAG ATGCATACGATTAGCTTTGGTTCACGATATGGCTGAATGCATTGTTGGAGATATCGCTCCTGCAGATAATATCTCGAAAGAGGAGAAACACAGGAGAGAAGAG GCAGCTATGCAACAACTGAGCCAGCTTCTGTCAGAGGACCTCAGAAAAGAAGTCTATGAACTCTGGGAA GAATACGAAAATCAGTGTACTGCAGAAGCCAAGTTTGTAAAACAGTTGGACCAGTGTGAGATGATTCTGCAAGCATTTGAGTACGAAGAGTTGGAAAACACACCTGGCAGACTGCAGGATTTTTATGATTCAACTGCTG gaaaGTTTGTTCACCCAGAAATACTCCAGCTTGTATCTCTGATTAacacagaaaggaataaaaaaatagctGCTACATCTCATCCACATTCCTGA